A single region of the Rathayibacter rathayi genome encodes:
- the ftsH gene encoding ATP-dependent zinc metalloprotease FtsH has product MNVKRIFRGPILYVVLAIVAVWIGSSLITMSGFRPVTTQEGLDLLKDGKVDSAKIVDGEQRVDLTLKQADGDNGTQVQFYYVAPRGSEVVDAVSAADLGSTGYNDEVPQTNWFLSALGFLLPILLIGAFFWLMLSGMQGGGNRVMQFGKSKAKLVSKESPKVTFGDVAGADEAIEELHEIKEFLKEPAKFQAVGARIPKGVLLYGPPGTGKTLLARAVAGEAGVPFYSISGSDFVEMFVGVGASRVRDLFQQAKENSPAIIFVDEIDAVGRHRGAGMGGGHDEREQTLNQLLVEMDGFDVKTNVILIAATNRPDILDPALLRPGRFDRQIGVDAPDLLGRKRILEVHGRGKPLAGGVDLEVVARKTPGFTGADLANVLNEAALLTARSNAQLIDNRALDEAIDRVIAGPQRRTRVMRDKEKLITAYHEGGHALAAAAMRHTDPVTKVTILPRGRALGYTMVLPLEDKYSTTRNELLDQLAYAMGGRVAEEIVFHDPTTGASNDIEKATAIARKMVTEYGMSSNVGAVKLGQSSGEMFLGRDVGHQRDYSEQIAETVDAETRQLIEQAHDEAWQVINDNRDILDRLAMELLEKETLDHDQLAEIFKDVRRIGERPQWLSSDKRPLSDLPPIAVPVAKAPIDSAATDGGVSSAGAGEVAPKRPPLINPRPATA; this is encoded by the coding sequence ATGAACGTGAAGCGCATCTTCCGGGGTCCCATCCTCTACGTCGTCCTGGCGATTGTCGCGGTGTGGATCGGCTCCTCGCTGATCACGATGTCCGGCTTCCGGCCGGTCACCACGCAGGAGGGGCTCGACCTCCTAAAGGACGGGAAGGTCGACTCGGCGAAGATCGTCGACGGCGAACAGCGCGTCGACCTCACGCTCAAGCAGGCGGACGGCGACAACGGCACCCAGGTGCAGTTCTACTACGTGGCCCCGCGCGGGTCCGAGGTTGTGGACGCGGTGTCCGCGGCCGACCTCGGCAGCACCGGCTACAACGACGAGGTTCCGCAGACCAACTGGTTCCTCTCGGCCCTGGGATTCCTCCTCCCCATCCTCCTGATCGGCGCGTTCTTCTGGCTGATGCTGTCGGGCATGCAGGGCGGCGGCAACCGCGTCATGCAGTTCGGCAAGTCGAAGGCGAAGCTGGTTTCGAAGGAGTCCCCGAAGGTCACGTTCGGTGACGTCGCCGGCGCCGACGAGGCGATCGAGGAGCTGCACGAGATCAAGGAGTTCCTCAAGGAGCCGGCCAAGTTCCAAGCGGTCGGCGCCCGCATTCCCAAGGGTGTCCTGCTCTACGGCCCTCCCGGCACCGGCAAGACCCTGCTGGCCCGCGCGGTCGCCGGTGAGGCGGGCGTCCCCTTCTACTCCATCTCCGGATCCGACTTCGTCGAGATGTTCGTGGGTGTCGGCGCGAGCCGCGTCCGTGACCTCTTCCAGCAGGCCAAGGAGAACTCGCCGGCGATCATCTTCGTCGACGAGATCGACGCCGTCGGTCGCCACCGCGGCGCCGGAATGGGTGGCGGTCACGACGAACGCGAGCAGACCCTCAACCAGCTTCTGGTCGAGATGGACGGCTTCGACGTTAAGACGAACGTCATCCTGATCGCGGCGACCAACCGCCCCGACATCCTCGACCCGGCGTTGCTGCGCCCGGGCCGCTTCGACCGCCAGATCGGCGTCGACGCCCCGGATCTGCTCGGTCGCAAGAGGATCCTCGAGGTCCACGGCCGCGGCAAGCCTCTCGCGGGCGGAGTCGACCTCGAGGTCGTCGCTCGCAAGACTCCGGGCTTCACCGGTGCCGACCTGGCGAACGTCCTGAACGAGGCAGCGCTGCTCACGGCCCGCTCCAACGCGCAACTGATCGACAATCGCGCGCTCGATGAGGCGATCGACCGTGTCATCGCGGGCCCGCAGCGGCGCACGCGCGTCATGCGCGACAAGGAGAAGCTGATCACCGCCTACCACGAGGGTGGGCACGCCCTGGCGGCGGCGGCGATGCGCCACACCGACCCGGTGACCAAGGTGACGATCCTGCCGCGCGGCCGCGCCCTTGGCTACACGATGGTGCTCCCGCTGGAGGACAAGTACTCCACCACCCGCAACGAACTCCTCGACCAGCTCGCCTACGCGATGGGCGGACGGGTCGCGGAGGAGATCGTCTTCCACGACCCGACGACCGGAGCGTCGAACGACATCGAGAAGGCGACCGCTATCGCGCGCAAGATGGTCACCGAGTACGGAATGTCCTCGAATGTCGGCGCGGTCAAGCTCGGCCAGTCCTCGGGGGAGATGTTCCTCGGCCGCGATGTGGGGCACCAGCGCGACTACTCCGAGCAGATCGCCGAGACGGTCGACGCCGAAACGCGCCAGCTCATCGAGCAGGCGCATGACGAGGCGTGGCAGGTCATCAACGACAACCGCGACATCCTCGACCGCCTGGCGATGGAGCTGCTCGAGAAGGAGACGCTCGACCACGACCAGTTGGCCGAAATCTTCAAGGACGTCCGCCGCATCGGCGAGCGCCCGCAGTGGCTCTCGAGCGACAAGCGCCCCCTGTCCGACCTGCCGCCCATCGCGGTGCCGGTCGCCAAAGCGCCGATCGACTCGGCCGCGACCGACGGAGGCGTCTCCTCCGCGGGCGCCGGCGAGGTCGCTCCGAAGCGCCCGCCGCTGATCAACCCGCGCCCAGCGACGGCGTAG
- a CDS encoding PH domain-containing protein, with translation MTELRAVETDLADGQWHRLHPATPVLKGGIGLLVVLGIVMTNLRERLVELFLPGPEGFGSGDPVDELLRRGLVGWAVLAVAVGLAVAVFAFWLSWRMHTFRVTDEVVEVRSGVLFRTNRRARLDRIQGIAVQRPLFARVFGAAKLEVSVAGQDANVQLSYLGSRLVDALRRDILRLASGVREREALVDGHASAGGFLARRLEEFGEPQDDASPESVVSIPAGRLLGSLVFSGFTLFLVASAVAVVVVAVYGSPFVLFAILPGLIGSGSYYLRQFVRSLRYSIAATPDGVRIGYGVLSTSSDTIPPGRIHAVEITQPLLWRPFGWWQVRIDRAGHAASRGANGEPNTTILPVGDLAAVERVLGLLLPGTSEGAESTPVGDALRHRDAAGFTRAPRSAVWLRPFSFRRTGYRLTDEVAILRSGAVWRRVAVVPLARMQSVGVQQGPLQRLLGLASARVHTVAGPVTALVPVMSAADGLAFFESLATAGVRAADRDASHRWGRRPSSALPDWPAPEGEPHA, from the coding sequence GTGACCGAGCTGCGCGCCGTCGAGACGGACCTCGCCGACGGGCAATGGCACCGCCTCCATCCCGCGACCCCCGTCCTCAAGGGCGGGATCGGCCTGCTGGTCGTGCTCGGCATCGTGATGACGAACCTCCGGGAGCGCCTGGTCGAGCTGTTCCTGCCCGGGCCGGAGGGCTTCGGGAGCGGTGACCCGGTCGATGAGCTGCTGCGCCGAGGGCTCGTCGGTTGGGCTGTGCTGGCGGTGGCGGTCGGCCTCGCGGTGGCCGTTTTCGCGTTCTGGTTGTCCTGGCGGATGCACACCTTCCGCGTCACGGACGAGGTGGTCGAGGTGCGCTCCGGCGTGCTCTTTCGTACCAATCGGCGGGCGCGGCTCGACCGCATCCAGGGCATCGCGGTGCAGCGTCCGCTGTTTGCGCGGGTGTTCGGCGCCGCGAAACTCGAGGTGAGCGTCGCGGGGCAGGATGCGAACGTGCAGCTGTCGTACCTCGGCTCGCGGCTGGTGGACGCGCTGCGCCGCGACATCCTGCGCCTGGCCTCGGGCGTGCGCGAGCGGGAGGCACTGGTCGACGGCCACGCCTCGGCGGGCGGGTTTCTCGCGCGGCGGCTGGAGGAGTTCGGCGAGCCGCAGGATGACGCTTCGCCTGAATCGGTGGTGTCCATCCCCGCAGGTCGGCTCCTCGGCTCGCTGGTGTTCAGCGGATTCACGCTGTTCCTGGTCGCCTCGGCCGTCGCCGTGGTGGTCGTCGCCGTCTACGGCTCGCCCTTCGTGCTGTTCGCGATCCTGCCGGGCCTGATCGGCTCGGGCAGCTACTACCTCCGCCAGTTCGTGCGCTCGCTCCGCTACTCCATCGCCGCGACACCCGACGGCGTGCGCATCGGCTACGGCGTGCTCTCGACCAGCAGCGACACCATCCCGCCCGGACGGATCCACGCCGTCGAGATCACGCAGCCGCTGCTCTGGCGTCCGTTTGGCTGGTGGCAGGTGCGGATCGACCGGGCTGGCCACGCGGCCTCCCGCGGAGCGAACGGCGAGCCGAACACCACGATCCTCCCGGTTGGCGACCTCGCAGCGGTCGAGCGCGTCCTCGGGCTCCTGCTGCCCGGGACCAGTGAGGGGGCGGAGTCGACGCCCGTCGGCGACGCTCTCCGGCACCGCGACGCGGCCGGCTTCACCCGCGCCCCGCGCTCGGCGGTGTGGCTCCGCCCGTTCTCGTTCCGGCGGACGGGGTACCGGCTGACGGACGAGGTCGCGATCCTGCGCAGCGGGGCAGTCTGGCGGCGGGTCGCCGTGGTGCCCCTGGCGCGGATGCAGAGCGTCGGGGTCCAGCAGGGGCCGCTCCAGCGCCTGCTGGGGCTGGCCTCGGCGCGCGTGCACACGGTGGCCGGCCCCGTCACTGCGCTCGTCCCCGTGATGAGCGCGGCCGACGGCCTCGCCTTCTTCGAGAGCCTCGCGACCGCCGGAGTGCGGGCCGCCGACCGCGACGCGAGCCACCGGTGGGGGCGCCGGCCCTCCTCCGCCCTGCCCGACTGGCCGGCTCCGGAGGGAGAACCGCATGCCTGA
- a CDS encoding MFS transporter: protein MTRTTTGPRFGAAVRVIAVAQVAASTAAGLVLTTASVAAVELAGTEQVAGTTQTAMVIGASVLTVPIARRSSRSGRRAALTLAYGIASAGALIAAAAVGLGLWWLLVLGAALIGGGTVAGLAARFAAADSAPSADRTASVIAFVLWASTVGSLVGPNLASLTGSTGAATFLLPAALYAAAAACIRGGMPPTPATFEPARRRGTRPEALGVLRAHPRALAGVVVSTASHGAMIALMALAPVHLHAAGQHTSAVGLVMSAHLAAMYGFSPVFGALVRHCGALRCGVAALALAASASGVLAVGAQGGVVLFGVGLALLGAAWSLGMIAGSTLVTLGLPTDQRAAAQGLTDLLLNVGGGVASMTAGLVAAAVGYPTLGVGTAALVTCCLVALLPIGRRRLGPTEHTGAPR, encoded by the coding sequence GTGACCCGGACGACGACAGGTCCGCGGTTCGGGGCGGCCGTGCGTGTGATCGCGGTCGCCCAGGTCGCGGCGTCCACGGCAGCGGGACTTGTCCTGACGACCGCGAGCGTCGCCGCGGTCGAGTTGGCCGGCACGGAGCAGGTGGCCGGGACGACACAGACGGCGATGGTCATCGGAGCGAGTGTGCTGACGGTCCCGATCGCGCGCCGCTCCTCAAGGTCGGGACGCCGGGCGGCACTCACCCTCGCCTACGGGATCGCATCAGCCGGCGCACTGATCGCAGCGGCGGCCGTCGGGCTGGGGCTCTGGTGGCTGCTCGTGCTCGGCGCGGCGCTGATCGGCGGCGGCACCGTCGCGGGGCTGGCGGCGCGCTTCGCTGCCGCCGACTCCGCACCGAGCGCGGACCGGACCGCGTCGGTGATCGCTTTCGTCCTGTGGGCGTCGACGGTCGGATCGCTCGTCGGTCCGAACCTCGCGAGCCTCACCGGCTCCACCGGCGCCGCGACCTTCCTCCTGCCGGCGGCCCTCTATGCGGCTGCCGCCGCATGCATCCGAGGTGGCATGCCGCCCACACCAGCGACGTTCGAGCCGGCGCGCAGGCGCGGGACCCGCCCGGAGGCGCTCGGTGTCCTCCGCGCACACCCCCGAGCCCTCGCAGGAGTCGTGGTCTCGACGGCGTCGCACGGGGCGATGATCGCACTGATGGCCTTGGCCCCGGTGCACCTGCACGCCGCCGGTCAGCACACGAGCGCCGTCGGACTCGTGATGAGCGCGCACCTCGCCGCGATGTACGGGTTCAGCCCGGTCTTCGGCGCACTCGTCCGGCACTGCGGGGCGCTGCGCTGCGGGGTGGCCGCTCTGGCTCTCGCCGCATCGGCGTCAGGAGTACTCGCTGTCGGAGCGCAGGGCGGGGTCGTGCTGTTCGGGGTCGGTCTCGCTCTTCTGGGCGCCGCCTGGTCGCTGGGGATGATCGCCGGATCGACGCTCGTCACTCTGGGCCTCCCGACCGACCAGCGAGCGGCGGCGCAGGGGCTGACGGATCTCCTCCTGAACGTGGGCGGGGGCGTGGCGAGCATGACGGCTGGACTCGTGGCTGCGGCCGTTGGCTACCCGACTCTGGGGGTGGGCACCGCCGCACTTGTGACGTGCTGCCTCGTCGCCCTCCTTCCCATCGGGCGCCGGCGTCTCGGCCCGACGGAGCACACCGGCGCGCCGCGCTGA
- a CDS encoding Rossmann-like and DUF2520 domain-containing protein, whose amino-acid sequence MPENRRDGRLGVGVIGAGHVGPVLGAALAGAGHAVIGVATTSESGRERADALLPGVPVLAIPELVERCELVIVAVPGSEIAGLVAGLAATGGWQPGQLVLHTAPEHGYGVLAPALASGVIPLAVHPAMAFSGTSLDLARLAETYFAVSAPGPVLPIAQALVVEMGGEPVTVAESDRAAYAEAISTATTFSTAIVDQAAGLLAGIGVEKPGFFLSSLVRSSIDDALRRAAG is encoded by the coding sequence ATGCCTGAGAACCGCCGCGACGGACGCCTGGGCGTCGGCGTCATCGGCGCCGGACACGTCGGCCCGGTGCTCGGCGCCGCGCTCGCCGGGGCCGGCCATGCCGTGATCGGAGTCGCCACCACCAGCGAGAGCGGCCGCGAGCGCGCTGACGCGCTCCTTCCGGGCGTGCCCGTGCTGGCGATCCCCGAGCTTGTCGAACGCTGCGAGCTGGTGATCGTCGCCGTCCCCGGCAGCGAGATCGCCGGGCTGGTCGCCGGCCTCGCGGCCACCGGAGGATGGCAGCCCGGCCAGCTGGTGCTGCACACGGCGCCTGAGCACGGCTACGGGGTGCTCGCTCCGGCACTTGCCTCCGGAGTCATCCCCCTCGCCGTGCACCCGGCGATGGCGTTCAGCGGCACCAGCCTCGACCTGGCGCGCCTCGCCGAGACCTACTTTGCCGTCTCGGCGCCGGGCCCGGTGCTGCCGATCGCGCAGGCGCTCGTGGTCGAGATGGGCGGGGAGCCGGTGACCGTGGCGGAGTCGGACCGCGCCGCCTACGCGGAGGCCATCTCGACCGCCACCACCTTCTCGACCGCGATCGTGGACCAGGCGGCCGGTCTGCTGGCGGGAATCGGCGTCGAGAAGCCGGGCTTCTTCCTCTCCAGCCTCGTCCGCTCCTCCATCGACGACGCGCTGCGCCGCGCGGCGGGATGA
- the folK gene encoding 2-amino-4-hydroxy-6-hydroxymethyldihydropteridine diphosphokinase: MRPRQERIRPARHVVLALGSNLGDRLAHLEVALRALAATPGLRIEAVSKVVESPARKPEGVDDQAPEYLNAVVTGSTVLEPDDLLAVTAAVELDGGRIRGEGEERWGDRTLDIDVIVVGGVIRSDAHLTLPHPRAAERAFVLDPWLDVEPTAVLPGLGSIAELRERARDRVVDHPVALTWPGRDSGAGTARDSDAEPESRTP; encoded by the coding sequence GTGAGGCCGCGGCAGGAGCGGATCCGCCCGGCGCGGCATGTGGTGCTCGCACTCGGCAGCAACCTCGGCGACCGCCTCGCGCATCTCGAGGTGGCGCTACGGGCGCTCGCGGCGACGCCGGGACTCCGGATCGAGGCGGTGTCGAAGGTGGTCGAGTCGCCCGCACGCAAGCCTGAGGGCGTCGACGACCAGGCACCCGAGTACCTCAACGCGGTAGTGACCGGCTCGACCGTGCTCGAGCCCGACGACCTGCTCGCGGTGACGGCGGCGGTCGAACTCGACGGCGGCCGGATCCGCGGCGAGGGCGAGGAGCGCTGGGGCGATCGGACGCTCGACATCGACGTGATCGTGGTCGGTGGTGTGATCCGGAGCGACGCGCATCTGACGCTGCCGCACCCGCGCGCAGCGGAGCGGGCCTTCGTGCTCGACCCGTGGCTCGACGTGGAGCCGACGGCGGTGCTCCCCGGCCTCGGATCTATCGCCGAGCTGCGGGAGCGGGCGAGGGACCGGGTGGTCGACCATCCGGTTGCGCTGACCTGGCCGGGGCGCGACTCCGGAGCAGGCACGGCCCGAGACAGCGACGCCGAACCCGAGAGCAGGACCCCGTGA
- a CDS encoding DUF3180 domain-containing protein translates to MPLTLVVVAALVLGFAIPIHRATKGTLRRPIDPFRAMRVVVLAKACSHVGALLLGASGGILVYLLSRAIPSLGSVWQDVATIVAALVLLVAGLVAEHLCTIPPSDEDDSAVGEVDHA, encoded by the coding sequence GTGCCGCTCACCCTGGTCGTGGTCGCCGCGCTCGTCCTGGGCTTCGCGATCCCCATCCACCGCGCGACGAAGGGCACGCTGCGCCGGCCGATCGACCCGTTCCGGGCGATGCGCGTGGTGGTGCTCGCGAAGGCGTGCAGCCACGTCGGCGCGCTGCTGCTCGGAGCCTCCGGCGGCATCCTGGTGTACCTGCTGAGCCGTGCGATCCCTTCGCTAGGCTCCGTGTGGCAGGACGTCGCGACCATTGTGGCAGCGCTCGTCCTGCTGGTGGCCGGCCTGGTCGCCGAGCACCTGTGCACCATCCCGCCGAGCGACGAGGACGACAGCGCCGTCGGCGAGGTGGACCACGCCTGA
- the folE gene encoding GTP cyclohydrolase I FolE, which produces MPVDKTRIEAAVAEILAAIGEDPGREGLTETPRRFAEAYEEFFGGFDADAAAELTETFAVVEGGQESSLDQTVIVRDLAFRSVCEHHLLPFLGVAHIAYRPRERVVGLGRLPRVVETVASRPQIQERMTEQIADALEQGLDPEGVLVVVDAEHGCVRMRGPRQTASSTVTVAARGSLADPAARAEIIALIGAARGE; this is translated from the coding sequence GTGCCCGTCGACAAGACGCGCATCGAGGCGGCCGTCGCCGAGATCCTTGCGGCCATCGGGGAGGACCCCGGCCGCGAGGGCCTCACCGAGACGCCGCGCCGGTTCGCCGAGGCGTACGAGGAGTTCTTCGGCGGGTTCGACGCCGATGCCGCCGCCGAGCTGACCGAGACGTTCGCGGTCGTCGAGGGCGGTCAGGAGTCGTCGCTGGATCAGACCGTGATCGTGCGCGACCTCGCCTTCCGCTCCGTCTGCGAGCACCACCTCCTGCCGTTCCTCGGCGTCGCCCACATCGCCTACCGGCCGCGCGAGCGGGTCGTCGGCCTGGGCCGGCTGCCGCGCGTGGTCGAGACCGTCGCCTCCCGTCCGCAGATCCAGGAGCGGATGACCGAGCAGATCGCCGACGCGCTCGAGCAGGGCCTCGATCCCGAGGGCGTGCTCGTCGTGGTCGACGCCGAGCACGGCTGCGTGCGGATGCGCGGACCGCGCCAGACCGCCAGCTCGACCGTCACGGTGGCGGCCCGCGGCTCCCTCGCCGACCCGGCCGCCCGCGCCGAGATCATCGCGCTGATCGGCGCCGCGCGGGGGGAGTGA
- the panC gene encoding pantoate--beta-alanine ligase: MISTVQRIGDLRERLGEARRAGRRIALVPTMGALHAGHLALVERARELADVVVVSVFVNPLQFGPTEDLDRYPRDLAGDTALLDAAGVDLVFAPGVAEMYPDGPSSTRVVAGEIGGLYEGRARPGHFDGMLTVVAKLLNIAQPDVAVFGQKDAQQLFLVRRMVHDLDLSLAIEGVEIVREEDGLARSSRNRYLSEEQRRAGLALPRLLSAAAGAADHGAAAAIAAARAVAREEPLVKLDYLVVVNPATLLPVDADHHGPALMLVAAIVGTTRLLDNAPILLA, encoded by the coding sequence GTGATCAGCACCGTCCAGCGCATCGGCGACCTCCGCGAGCGGCTGGGGGAGGCGCGGCGGGCGGGTCGGCGCATCGCGCTCGTGCCGACGATGGGCGCGCTGCACGCTGGGCATCTCGCGCTCGTGGAGCGGGCGCGCGAGCTGGCCGACGTCGTCGTCGTGTCGGTGTTCGTGAATCCGCTGCAGTTCGGCCCCACCGAGGACCTGGACCGTTACCCGCGTGACCTTGCAGGCGACACGGCGCTGCTCGACGCGGCCGGGGTCGACCTCGTCTTCGCACCCGGAGTCGCCGAGATGTACCCCGACGGCCCCTCCTCCACCCGGGTCGTGGCGGGCGAGATCGGCGGGCTCTACGAGGGGCGCGCCCGGCCGGGGCACTTCGACGGGATGCTCACCGTCGTCGCCAAGCTCCTGAACATCGCGCAGCCGGACGTCGCCGTCTTCGGGCAGAAGGACGCGCAGCAGCTGTTCCTCGTGCGCCGCATGGTCCACGACCTCGACCTGTCCCTCGCGATCGAGGGCGTCGAGATCGTGCGGGAGGAGGACGGGCTCGCCCGCTCCAGCCGCAACCGCTACCTCAGCGAGGAGCAGCGCCGCGCCGGTCTCGCGCTGCCGCGCCTCCTCTCCGCCGCCGCCGGAGCCGCCGACCACGGTGCGGCCGCGGCCATCGCCGCGGCGCGCGCCGTCGCGCGGGAGGAACCGCTCGTTAAGCTGGACTACCTCGTCGTCGTGAACCCCGCGACGCTCCTCCCGGTCGACGCCGACCACCACGGCCCGGCCCTCATGCTCGTCGCCGCGATCGTCGGCACCACCCGCCTCCTCGACAACGCCCCGATCCTGCTCGCCTGA
- the folB gene encoding dihydroneopterin aldolase: MTAIDPAALALRDSLTLTGLRVRAHHGVFDFERENGQDFVIDATVWLDTALAAQGDALAETVHYGELAIALADAVTRDPVDLIETLAERLARVALGFAAADVVRITVHKPDAPIPLPFDDVSVQITRTRS, from the coding sequence GTGACCGCGATCGACCCTGCCGCCCTCGCCCTGCGCGACTCCCTCACCCTCACCGGCCTGCGCGTGCGCGCGCACCACGGCGTCTTCGACTTCGAGCGCGAGAACGGCCAGGACTTCGTGATCGACGCGACGGTCTGGCTCGATACGGCGCTCGCGGCGCAGGGTGACGCCCTCGCCGAGACCGTGCACTATGGCGAGCTCGCGATCGCGCTGGCGGACGCCGTGACCCGCGACCCTGTCGACCTCATCGAGACCCTGGCCGAGCGCCTCGCGCGGGTCGCTTTGGGCTTCGCCGCCGCCGACGTGGTCCGCATCACCGTACACAAGCCCGACGCGCCGATCCCGCTGCCGTTCGACGACGTCTCGGTGCAGATCACGAGGACCCGCTCGTGA
- the folP gene encoding dihydropteroate synthase, protein MVTSVADLTPTGRAALLGILNVTPDSFSDGGRWLSADDAVRHGLDLSRPVGDGPASFGADLVDVGGESTRPGAARVDAAAEQGRVLPVVRALAAEGVRVSIDTMSAATAEAALDAGAVVVNDVSGGLADPRMLPLVADRGAVYIAMHWRGPSAGMTALASYTDVVADVRGELERRIDAARAAGIQDDRLLLDPGLGFAKDGGHDWALLAGLDAIVSLGFPVLVGHSRKRFLAPFAPIGAPAAERDEVSAMLSLVAAEHGAWGVRVHDVRSSARALALAARLQEETP, encoded by the coding sequence GTGGTCACCTCCGTCGCCGATCTCACGCCGACCGGCCGTGCCGCGCTCCTCGGGATCCTCAACGTCACTCCCGACTCGTTCAGCGACGGCGGCCGCTGGCTCTCGGCCGACGACGCCGTGCGCCACGGGCTCGACCTGAGCCGGCCCGTCGGCGACGGGCCCGCCTCCTTCGGTGCCGATCTGGTCGACGTCGGTGGGGAGAGCACCCGCCCCGGCGCCGCCCGCGTGGACGCCGCGGCGGAGCAGGGTCGGGTGCTGCCCGTCGTGCGCGCACTCGCCGCGGAAGGGGTGCGCGTGAGCATCGACACGATGAGCGCCGCCACCGCGGAGGCAGCCCTGGACGCCGGAGCCGTGGTCGTCAACGACGTCTCCGGTGGCCTCGCCGACCCGCGGATGCTGCCGCTGGTCGCCGACCGCGGCGCCGTCTACATCGCCATGCACTGGCGCGGCCCCAGCGCCGGGATGACCGCGCTCGCCTCCTACACCGACGTGGTCGCGGACGTGCGCGGCGAGCTGGAGCGCCGGATCGACGCCGCTCGCGCCGCCGGGATCCAGGATGACCGGCTCCTGCTCGACCCGGGGCTCGGCTTTGCAAAAGACGGCGGGCACGACTGGGCTCTGCTGGCCGGGCTCGACGCGATCGTCTCGCTGGGGTTCCCAGTGCTCGTCGGACACTCGCGGAAGCGGTTCCTCGCTCCGTTCGCCCCCATCGGCGCTCCGGCCGCCGAGCGCGACGAGGTCTCGGCCATGCTGAGCCTTGTGGCCGCCGAGCACGGCGCCTGGGGCGTGCGGGTCCACGACGTCCGCTCGTCCGCTCGCGCCCTCGCGCTCGCCGCCCGACTCCAGGAGGAGACCCCGTGA
- a CDS encoding PH domain-containing protein: MSADPDGATPQTRPDASRRRRDRLDIVGEWRRVSPKYIAVEIVSAVVSSVFLLAVPVVLLLIGLPWGWIPMLAAAALAVTLLIVAPRRARAYGYLLRQDDLLFRRGIMFQRFVSVPYGRMQLIDVNRGPLARALGLADLRFVTAAAATGVSIPGLAEAEAEELRDHLVELAESRRAGL, translated from the coding sequence ATGTCCGCCGACCCCGACGGCGCGACGCCGCAGACCCGCCCGGACGCGAGCCGACGCCGACGGGACCGCCTCGACATCGTGGGGGAGTGGCGGCGCGTCTCGCCGAAATACATCGCCGTCGAGATCGTGTCGGCCGTCGTCTCGAGCGTGTTCTTGCTCGCCGTGCCCGTGGTGCTGCTGCTGATCGGCCTCCCCTGGGGCTGGATCCCGATGCTGGCCGCCGCGGCGCTCGCGGTGACCCTCCTGATCGTCGCCCCGCGTCGCGCCCGCGCCTACGGCTATCTCCTGCGCCAGGACGACCTACTCTTTCGCCGCGGCATCATGTTCCAGCGCTTCGTGTCGGTGCCGTACGGGCGGATGCAGCTGATCGACGTCAACCGTGGGCCGCTCGCCCGCGCGCTTGGCCTCGCCGATCTGCGCTTCGTCACGGCCGCCGCGGCAACCGGGGTCAGCATCCCGGGCCTGGCCGAGGCGGAGGCGGAGGAGCTCCGCGACCACCTGGTTGAGCTCGCCGAATCGCGCCGGGCCGGCCTGTGA